From the genome of Bacteroides sp. MSB163, one region includes:
- a CDS encoding FAD-dependent oxidoreductase produces the protein MKRFHFLTVLLLLSWGISAQNHFDIVVVGGNPGGIMAAIAAARQGKTSVILERTQHIGGLPANGLGATDIATREATTGLFMEFTSRIKQYYTERYGKNSQQLKDCSDGFHFEPSVAASIYQDMLNEHKDKITVLLMRQFDAEDQNITLRNGRIESICILNRENGEKELYQGDIFVDATYEGDLGAAAGVPFRVGRESKAEFGEPGAGRTYEYWKSQPASGSTGESDNAVQAYNYRLCLTNDPDNRILFPKPASYNRNEYVSLIEDVWTGKNTQRAMLKVTGEMMEENRRHIAGGNQTKLPGDSWGIRKLSSIVKLPNQKTDGNNQHAAFISTDLPEENWPWPTSSWEWRDKFAKRLKDYTLGLFWFAQNDPELPEHFRKAMLEWGLAKDEYQDNEYFPRQVYVREGRRFEGVYFFTAKDALPTAPGKRPPLHGSSVTASHYALDSHAARKREAGRVHLDGFISYPTAVYTVPLGVILPRNVDNLLLPVPVSGSHIGFSTLRMEPCWMALGQAAGIAASLAIDCKVAVQDVDMSMLQDLLIDQKATLIYFRDLRPGDPDFHLAQYMGLRGYLPGWDADLQGTVDEKTLQDWSTLCGFKPRAVPGKTTRLEVLTEIYKHIRQ, from the coding sequence GTGAAGAGATTTCATTTTCTTACTGTTTTGTTGCTGCTCAGCTGGGGGATATCCGCTCAAAATCATTTTGATATTGTGGTGGTAGGCGGTAATCCCGGTGGCATAATGGCGGCGATTGCAGCGGCCCGGCAAGGCAAGACCTCGGTTATTTTGGAACGTACCCAACATATTGGAGGACTTCCGGCCAACGGACTGGGAGCTACTGATATTGCTACCCGGGAGGCAACTACCGGTCTGTTCATGGAGTTTACTTCCAGAATCAAGCAATACTATACAGAACGGTATGGAAAGAACTCTCAGCAGCTGAAGGATTGCAGTGACGGCTTTCATTTCGAACCGTCTGTTGCAGCCTCTATCTATCAGGATATGCTGAACGAACATAAGGATAAGATTACCGTGCTTCTTATGCGGCAGTTCGATGCTGAAGATCAGAATATCACTCTCAGAAACGGGCGCATTGAAAGCATCTGTATACTGAATCGTGAAAATGGAGAGAAAGAACTTTATCAGGGTGACATCTTTGTGGATGCCACTTATGAAGGTGATCTGGGTGCTGCGGCAGGTGTGCCTTTCCGCGTAGGTAGGGAAAGCAAAGCCGAATTCGGAGAACCCGGAGCTGGAAGAACCTATGAATACTGGAAAAGCCAGCCAGCCAGTGGCAGCACAGGAGAGTCTGATAATGCAGTCCAGGCATATAACTATCGCCTTTGCCTGACTAATGATCCTGATAATCGTATTCTCTTTCCGAAGCCGGCATCGTATAACAGGAACGAATATGTTTCACTGATTGAAGATGTATGGACCGGAAAGAATACTCAACGGGCCATGCTGAAAGTGACCGGTGAAATGATGGAAGAAAACCGTCGTCATATTGCTGGCGGCAACCAGACTAAGCTTCCAGGAGACAGTTGGGGAATCAGAAAACTGAGCAGTATCGTGAAACTGCCTAATCAGAAGACAGATGGCAATAATCAGCATGCTGCATTTATCTCTACTGATCTGCCGGAAGAGAACTGGCCTTGGCCTACTTCTTCCTGGGAGTGGAGGGATAAGTTTGCCAAACGTCTGAAAGATTATACATTGGGTTTATTCTGGTTTGCCCAGAATGATCCGGAATTGCCGGAGCATTTCCGTAAAGCAATGCTAGAATGGGGATTGGCTAAAGACGAATATCAGGATAATGAATATTTTCCCCGCCAGGTCTATGTACGTGAAGGAAGACGCTTTGAAGGAGTTTACTTCTTTACTGCTAAGGACGCTTTACCCACTGCACCGGGCAAACGCCCGCCTTTGCATGGCAGTAGCGTGACAGCCAGCCATTATGCACTCGATTCGCATGCTGCCAGAAAGCGGGAAGCCGGAAGAGTACATTTGGATGGATTCATCAGCTACCCTACAGCAGTGTATACGGTGCCCTTGGGCGTGATTCTACCCCGGAATGTAGATAATCTGCTATTACCTGTACCTGTATCCGGTTCGCATATCGGATTCTCCACATTGCGTATGGAGCCATGTTGGATGGCATTGGGGCAGGCGGCAGGTATCGCTGCTTCACTGGCTATTGATTGTAAAGTGGCTGTGCAGGATGTGGATATGTCCATGTTGCAGGATCTGCTGATCGATCAGAAAGCAACGCTGATTTATTTTCGTGACTTGCGTCCGGGAGACCCTGATTTCCATTTAGCTCAATATATGGGATTGAGGGGGTATTTGCCCGGATGGGATGCGGATTTGCAAGGAACGGTCGATGAAAAGACATTGCAGGACTGGAGTACACTATGTGGGTTTAAGCCCCGGGCTGTTCCCGGAAAAACAACCAGATTGGAAGTATTGACCGAGATTTATAAACATATTCGTCAATAA
- a CDS encoding glycoside hydrolase family 2 protein: MNISSWVKALTFVVLLFSYSTVVTGQTKVNDVRDSERLWLDSEITHNGDYQWKMIKAGDVADPGEKVSLSDYPTANWLPAIVPGTVLNSLVHNRKYPEPYYGINNKIESKLIPDISETGRDFYTYWFRTEFTVPKSFEGKHVWLQVDGINYRAEVWVNGNLLSTIKGMFMQDYIDVTDFVKIDKANALAIKVYPVDVPGSAKPKSWGAVGEFHNGGNGNIGLNTTMLMTVGWDFTFMDGIRDRNTGIWKNISLYATGKVALRHPFVKSELRKPGYDQAREFISVEVINPTTGFSGINCTVRGEITGENITFEKKLKVLRGEEKILSFSPDEFPQLVINSPRLWWPVNKGPQNLYELKMTVSIDGVVCDSVKTKFGIREITSDTNTPDKSRVFYVNGKRLFIRGTNWIPEAMLRTSDERTYAELRYSRQSGVNLLRMWGGGIAESDYFFQLCDEMGLLVWQEFWMTGDTRHPHDKGNYLDNVASTVKRIRNHPSLAYYVASNESTEVTGTPELLNKLDGTRGYQMQSECAGVHDGSPYKQVNPMQHYENTASPRGSRVDGFNPEYGAPTLPTVEILREMMDEKDLWPINKEVWDYLDGNGFHLMTTMYTDLVNNYGKSSSIDEFAQKGQLLGAINSKSIWEVWNYNKLDYGDRFCSGLLFWYHNCSMRQVSSRMWDWSLEPTASLYHTANSLEPLHAQFDYLKNTVSVVNDYYRSFNNYKVIAQVYDINSRKVFEESAPVNLPEDGVANDVLTIRFPENISQVHFIKLVLKDEKGKDVSSNFYWRSNDKYEGSKTLTGPASSGFEDLSQLKAANVKLSYKARQADGRYFVDITLKNTSGGIAFFNQLQFLNSKMSPIRPSFYSDNFFSLVPGEKKTVTIETAEEKLTEGAVLVLKGWNVTTQKYKLK; this comes from the coding sequence ATGAACATAAGCAGTTGGGTGAAGGCCCTTACCTTTGTTGTACTGTTGTTTTCCTATTCGACAGTAGTAACCGGACAAACCAAAGTAAATGATGTCAGAGACTCTGAACGCCTCTGGCTCGACTCGGAAATTACCCATAATGGAGACTATCAGTGGAAAATGATAAAGGCAGGAGATGTAGCAGATCCTGGAGAAAAGGTATCATTGTCAGATTACCCGACCGCGAACTGGTTGCCTGCCATTGTGCCCGGTACAGTTCTGAATTCATTGGTACATAACCGGAAATATCCGGAACCTTATTACGGAATCAACAATAAGATCGAATCCAAATTAATACCGGATATCTCTGAAACCGGTCGTGACTTTTATACCTACTGGTTCCGGACTGAATTTACAGTTCCCAAATCATTTGAAGGAAAACATGTCTGGTTGCAAGTGGATGGTATCAACTATCGTGCCGAAGTATGGGTGAATGGAAATCTGCTCAGTACTATTAAAGGTATGTTTATGCAGGATTATATTGACGTGACTGACTTTGTGAAGATAGATAAGGCTAACGCATTGGCTATAAAAGTATATCCGGTTGATGTTCCCGGCAGTGCCAAACCCAAATCCTGGGGTGCAGTGGGTGAGTTCCACAATGGTGGAAACGGAAATATCGGATTGAACACTACTATGCTGATGACCGTAGGCTGGGATTTTACTTTCATGGATGGTATCCGCGACCGTAATACGGGGATCTGGAAAAACATCTCTCTCTATGCTACTGGTAAAGTAGCGTTACGTCATCCTTTTGTGAAGTCCGAACTGCGTAAACCCGGTTACGACCAGGCACGTGAGTTCATTTCTGTGGAAGTTATAAACCCTACTACCGGATTTAGCGGAATTAATTGTACGGTAAGAGGTGAGATTACAGGTGAAAATATAACTTTCGAGAAAAAGCTTAAAGTTTTGCGTGGAGAAGAGAAAATCTTGTCTTTTTCTCCGGATGAATTTCCTCAATTAGTGATTAACTCTCCTCGTTTGTGGTGGCCTGTGAACAAAGGTCCTCAAAACCTGTATGAGTTGAAAATGACCGTATCCATCGATGGAGTAGTTTGCGACTCGGTTAAAACAAAATTCGGTATTCGTGAGATTACTTCCGATACGAATACTCCTGATAAGTCACGTGTCTTTTATGTCAATGGCAAGCGTCTCTTTATTCGTGGAACGAACTGGATACCGGAAGCTATGTTGAGAACTTCTGACGAGCGTACGTATGCCGAACTGCGATATAGCCGTCAGTCGGGTGTCAATCTCTTACGCATGTGGGGAGGTGGTATTGCCGAATCCGACTATTTCTTCCAGTTGTGTGATGAGATGGGACTGCTGGTATGGCAGGAATTCTGGATGACGGGTGATACACGCCATCCGCACGATAAGGGCAATTATCTGGATAATGTGGCATCTACTGTGAAACGTATCCGCAATCATCCTTCTCTGGCTTATTATGTAGCCTCTAATGAAAGTACCGAGGTTACAGGTACCCCTGAATTATTGAACAAGCTGGACGGTACGCGAGGATATCAGATGCAGTCAGAATGTGCCGGAGTGCATGATGGAAGTCCGTATAAGCAGGTGAATCCGATGCAGCATTATGAAAATACGGCATCTCCGCGTGGAAGCCGTGTCGATGGTTTCAATCCGGAGTATGGTGCGCCTACACTTCCCACAGTGGAGATTCTTCGTGAGATGATGGATGAAAAAGATCTCTGGCCTATCAATAAAGAGGTGTGGGATTATCTGGATGGAAATGGTTTCCACTTAATGACTACCATGTATACTGATTTGGTGAACAACTATGGAAAGTCATCCTCTATTGATGAGTTTGCTCAGAAAGGACAATTGTTGGGTGCCATTAACTCAAAGAGTATCTGGGAAGTGTGGAATTACAATAAGTTGGATTATGGTGACCGCTTCTGTTCCGGACTCTTGTTCTGGTATCATAACTGCTCCATGCGTCAGGTATCTTCCCGTATGTGGGATTGGTCTTTGGAACCCACTGCTTCTTTGTACCATACAGCCAATTCATTGGAGCCACTACATGCCCAGTTCGATTATCTGAAGAATACAGTGTCTGTGGTGAACGATTATTATCGTTCTTTTAATAATTACAAAGTGATAGCACAGGTATATGATATCAATAGCCGGAAGGTATTTGAAGAATCTGCTCCCGTGAATCTTCCGGAAGATGGAGTAGCCAATGATGTATTGACCATCCGTTTTCCTGAAAACATCTCTCAGGTTCACTTTATCAAGCTGGTGCTGAAGGATGAGAAGGGTAAAGACGTTTCTTCCAACTTTTATTGGAGATCAAATGATAAGTATGAAGGCAGTAAGACTCTGACCGGTCCTGCATCTTCAGGATTTGAAGACTTGAGTCAGCTGAAAGCGGCTAATGTGAAGCTCTCCTATAAAGCGCGTCAGGCAGACGGTCGCTATTTCGTAGACATTACATTGAAGAATACCTCCGGTGGTATCGCTTTCTTTAATCAGTTGCAATTCCTCAATTCTAAGATGAGTCCGATACGCCCGTCGTTCTATTCGGATAACTTTTTCTCTCTGGTTCCGGGTGAAAAGAAAACTGTCACCATTGAAACGGCGGAAGAAAAGTTGACTGAGGGAGCTGTTCTGGTATTGAAGGGTTGGAATGTAACTACTCAGAAGTATAAACTCAAATAA
- a CDS encoding glycoside hydrolase family 88/105 protein, whose translation MCKKSLLLLFLLPFQFVFAQTSLLTDFPEGYTPREVGKRLAYHFVDGKHMLHIGKWISYPETFTWNGGLKFAALTNDQELVKLLQNRFELLFTTEKALLPIMNHVDVNMFGSLPLELYKITKDQRYLELGLPYADTQWQLPANAKPKEREWDRKGYSWQTRLWIDDMYMITIVQTQAYRVTGDRKYIDRAAREMVMYLDELQCPNGLFYHAPDVPFYWGRGNGWMAAGMAELLSSLPEDSEYRPRILHGYRTMMKSLKKYQSSNGLWHQLLDHPDCWLETSGSAMFTFAFIKGVKNGWLDAKEYAPAARKAWMAMVKYIDENDNVKSVCEGTNKKNDKQYYYDRKQNVGDYHGQAPYLWCAVALLEE comes from the coding sequence ATGTGTAAGAAGTCGTTATTATTGCTGTTTTTACTTCCTTTTCAGTTCGTGTTCGCTCAAACAAGTTTATTGACCGATTTTCCTGAGGGATATACTCCTAGAGAAGTCGGTAAACGTCTTGCATATCATTTTGTAGATGGAAAGCACATGCTTCATATTGGAAAGTGGATTAGTTATCCGGAAACTTTTACCTGGAATGGAGGGTTAAAGTTTGCTGCACTTACCAATGATCAAGAGCTTGTGAAGCTTTTGCAGAACAGATTTGAACTTCTGTTCACAACAGAAAAGGCTCTATTGCCTATCATGAATCATGTGGATGTAAATATGTTTGGTAGCTTACCTTTGGAACTGTATAAGATTACAAAGGACCAACGCTATCTGGAATTGGGTCTTCCTTATGCCGATACTCAATGGCAACTCCCTGCAAACGCCAAACCGAAAGAAAGAGAATGGGACCGGAAAGGTTATTCCTGGCAGACCCGTTTGTGGATTGACGATATGTACATGATTACTATTGTGCAGACTCAGGCTTACAGAGTTACTGGTGATCGTAAATATATAGATCGTGCTGCAAGAGAGATGGTGATGTATCTGGACGAACTGCAATGTCCGAATGGCCTTTTCTATCATGCTCCGGATGTTCCTTTCTATTGGGGAAGAGGTAATGGATGGATGGCTGCCGGTATGGCTGAATTGTTGAGCAGCTTGCCCGAAGACAGTGAATATCGTCCACGTATTCTGCACGGTTACCGTACCATGATGAAAAGTCTGAAGAAATATCAGTCTTCAAACGGTTTGTGGCATCAGTTGCTGGACCATCCCGATTGTTGGCTCGAAACCTCGGGATCTGCCATGTTTACCTTTGCTTTCATTAAAGGAGTGAAGAATGGCTGGTTGGATGCCAAGGAATATGCACCCGCTGCCCGCAAAGCATGGATGGCTATGGTGAAATACATAGATGAAAATGATAATGTGAAATCTGTTTGCGAAGGTACCAATAAGAAGAACGACAAACAGTATTACTATGATCGCAAACAAAATGTAGGTGATTATCATGGACAAGCTCCTTACCTCTGGTGTGCCGTTGCACTTTTGGAGGAATAA
- a CDS encoding hybrid sensor histidine kinase/response regulator transcription factor: MKKRIIALISFLCYIICWAQAADEHYYFKNLSIQDGLSQTTVNAIIQDKKGFMWFGTKGGLSRYDGMSFRNFKRDMTDKHSLGNNFVTCLYQDNKGNIWVGTDAGVYIYYSDQEIFIPFDRLSGENTKIERTVSAISGDKQGRVWIAVETQGLFCYEPQKGQLHNYTLNEFSANVQSVAFDNSGTIWVGFYGNGLFYSKDNLKTLHPYLSPKDSDEVFKDDVIMKIVPGAYNCIYISSIRKGVQELNLTSGNLRNLLLMDETGEMVYSRDLLVNSDNELWIGAESGVYIYNLRTDKYVHLHSSKDDPYSLSDNAVYSLCEDRESGIWVGSYFGGVDYYPKSYTYFEKYYPKDGDNNLQGKRVREFCQDNKGILWIGTEDGGLNRFDPSTKTFSFFAPSSGFTNIHGLCMVGDKLWVGTFSKGLKIVDTNTGNILKTYQKNDSPRSLIDNSIFAICRTTTGDIYLGTMFGLLKYNGQTDDFERITELAGRFVYDIKEDSGGNLWLATYANGAYCYNVNEKRWKNYVHNEGNQESLPYDKVLSIFEDSHRQIWLTTQGGGFCLFHPETETFTSYNSSNGLPNDVVYQIVEDAEGLFWLTTNSGLVRFNPVTKQVKGYTTANGLLGDQFNYRSSYKDEAGNIYLGSIDGFIVFNPKTFTENKNLPPVVITDFMLFNKEVRADEENTPLDKSITFSDSIALQANQNSFSFRIAALGYQVPKMNKLMYRLDGFDKDWITVGESPIVTYSNLWHGDYQFRVKASNSDGIWGPEEQLLYIHIRPPFYLSIWAYCIYLLLFIVCFVYTFWYFKQRSSRQHRRQLEKFEQEKEREIYNAKIDFFTNVAHEIRTPLTLIKGPLENIILKKHLDPETHEDLNIMQHNTERLLNLTNQLLDFRKVESQGYSLNFTKCDITNVLRETYMRFSSLSRQKGLDFTLELPDENFCAHVNREAFTKIISNLLNNGMKYADSYMHIKLEVDQEKQAFYVVTKNDGVIIPDEMKEEIFQPFVRFSQKEEGKVTTGAGIGLALSRSLAELHRGTLVMVQGEEANIFRLTLPITQDMVIALDSDVENKDAELQAETSGESYPDDKLEGKHSKESKHMVLVVEDNPEMLAFIERQLSSQYAVITATNGKEALEALDSNFVNLVVSDVVMPLMDGFELCKTIKSNVGYSHIPIILLTAKTNIQSKIEGMELGADSYIEKPFSPEYLLAVVSNLINNREKLRRDFAKSPFVAVNTMALTKADEEFIKKLNEIILSNLSNQEFSMDDMAESLNMSRSSFYRKMKGVLDLSPNEYLRIERLKRAAQLLKEGESRINEICYMVGFNSSSYFSKCFLKQFGVLPKDFAG, translated from the coding sequence ATGAAGAAAAGAATAATAGCCCTTATTAGTTTTCTTTGCTATATCATTTGCTGGGCACAAGCAGCAGATGAACATTACTATTTCAAAAATCTCAGCATTCAGGATGGGTTATCCCAGACTACAGTCAATGCTATTATACAGGACAAGAAGGGATTTATGTGGTTTGGTACCAAGGGTGGACTGAGCCGATACGATGGGATGTCATTCCGGAACTTTAAACGTGATATGACTGATAAACATAGTTTGGGAAACAATTTCGTGACTTGTCTTTATCAGGACAATAAAGGGAATATCTGGGTTGGTACAGATGCCGGGGTGTATATTTATTATTCTGACCAGGAGATTTTTATTCCATTTGACCGTCTGAGTGGGGAGAATACAAAGATAGAACGGACTGTTTCCGCTATTTCGGGAGATAAACAGGGCCGGGTATGGATAGCGGTCGAAACACAGGGACTCTTCTGTTATGAGCCGCAAAAAGGCCAACTTCATAATTATACATTGAATGAGTTCTCAGCCAATGTACAGAGCGTTGCTTTTGATAATAGTGGAACAATCTGGGTAGGATTTTATGGCAATGGCCTGTTCTATTCCAAGGATAATTTAAAAACGCTTCATCCTTATCTTTCCCCGAAGGATAGTGATGAGGTTTTTAAGGATGATGTTATCATGAAGATTGTTCCGGGAGCATATAATTGCATCTATATAAGTTCCATAAGAAAGGGAGTGCAGGAGTTGAATCTGACTTCCGGTAACCTGAGAAATTTGCTGTTGATGGATGAAACTGGTGAAATGGTATATAGCCGTGACCTGTTGGTAAATTCGGATAATGAACTGTGGATAGGAGCTGAATCGGGAGTTTATATCTATAATCTTCGTACGGACAAGTATGTACATCTGCATAGTTCTAAAGATGATCCTTATTCATTGTCCGATAATGCCGTTTATTCGTTGTGCGAGGATCGTGAAAGTGGCATCTGGGTAGGTTCATATTTTGGGGGAGTAGATTATTATCCGAAATCCTATACTTATTTTGAGAAGTATTATCCGAAAGATGGGGACAATAATTTGCAAGGTAAGCGGGTCCGTGAGTTTTGTCAGGATAATAAGGGCATATTATGGATTGGTACCGAAGATGGTGGCTTGAACCGTTTTGACCCGAGCACCAAGACCTTCTCATTCTTTGCACCTAGTTCCGGGTTTACGAATATTCATGGGCTCTGTATGGTGGGTGATAAGTTGTGGGTTGGAACTTTCTCTAAAGGTTTGAAAATTGTAGATACTAATACCGGTAATATCCTGAAAACCTACCAGAAAAATGATTCTCCACGTTCATTAATTGATAACAGCATCTTTGCTATTTGCAGGACAACGACTGGTGATATTTATTTGGGAACGATGTTCGGTCTGTTAAAATACAATGGGCAAACGGATGATTTTGAAAGAATTACAGAACTGGCAGGCAGGTTTGTATATGATATAAAGGAGGATTCGGGCGGTAACCTGTGGCTGGCAACCTATGCGAATGGCGCTTATTGCTATAATGTGAATGAAAAGAGATGGAAAAACTATGTGCACAATGAGGGTAATCAAGAGAGCCTTCCTTATGATAAGGTTTTGAGTATTTTTGAAGACTCCCATCGTCAGATCTGGCTGACTACGCAGGGAGGTGGTTTCTGTCTGTTTCATCCTGAAACGGAGACTTTTACCAGCTATAATTCATCCAACGGATTGCCTAATGATGTCGTTTACCAGATCGTAGAAGATGCGGAGGGTCTGTTCTGGTTGACTACGAATAGTGGGTTGGTACGTTTTAACCCTGTAACTAAACAGGTGAAGGGATATACTACGGCCAATGGATTGCTTGGCGATCAATTTAACTATCGTTCCAGCTATAAGGATGAAGCCGGTAACATTTATCTGGGTAGTATTGATGGATTTATTGTATTTAATCCTAAGACATTTACAGAGAATAAGAACCTGCCGCCGGTGGTGATTACCGATTTTATGCTGTTTAATAAAGAAGTTCGTGCCGATGAAGAGAATACTCCTCTTGATAAGAGCATTACTTTCTCGGACAGCATTGCCCTTCAGGCTAATCAGAACTCATTTTCCTTCCGTATTGCAGCCCTGGGTTATCAGGTGCCGAAAATGAATAAATTGATGTACAGATTGGATGGCTTTGATAAGGACTGGATAACTGTGGGGGAAAGCCCTATTGTGACTTATTCCAATCTGTGGCATGGTGATTATCAGTTTCGTGTGAAAGCATCCAATAGTGATGGTATTTGGGGACCTGAAGAACAGTTGTTATATATCCATATCCGTCCTCCTTTTTATCTGTCCATCTGGGCTTATTGCATTTATTTATTGTTGTTTATTGTTTGCTTTGTATATACTTTCTGGTATTTCAAGCAACGTAGCAGCAGGCAGCACCGTCGTCAGCTTGAGAAGTTCGAACAGGAAAAAGAGCGTGAGATTTATAATGCCAAGATAGATTTCTTTACGAATGTAGCACATGAAATCCGCACTCCGCTGACATTGATAAAAGGACCTTTGGAGAATATCATTCTGAAAAAGCATCTGGATCCGGAAACTCATGAGGATCTGAATATCATGCAGCATAATACGGAAAGGTTGCTGAACCTGACGAACCAACTTCTGGATTTCAGAAAGGTAGAGAGTCAGGGATACAGTCTGAACTTTACCAAATGTGATATTACTAATGTTTTGAGAGAGACTTATATGCGATTTAGTTCCCTTTCGCGCCAGAAAGGTCTCGACTTTACATTGGAGTTGCCGGATGAAAACTTCTGTGCGCATGTCAACCGTGAAGCTTTTACGAAGATTATAAGTAATCTTTTAAATAATGGAATGAAGTATGCTGATAGTTATATGCATATAAAGCTGGAGGTAGATCAGGAAAAGCAGGCTTTCTATGTGGTGACTAAGAACGACGGAGTAATCATTCCTGATGAGATGAAAGAGGAGATCTTTCAGCCTTTTGTCCGTTTTAGCCAGAAGGAAGAGGGAAAGGTTACTACAGGCGCGGGTATCGGTTTGGCTCTTTCCCGTTCGTTGGCAGAGCTCCATCGCGGTACTTTGGTCATGGTTCAGGGAGAAGAAGCTAACATTTTCCGCTTGACACTTCCTATCACTCAGGATATGGTCATAGCTTTGGATTCTGATGTAGAGAATAAAGATGCAGAGTTGCAAGCGGAAACATCCGGTGAATCCTATCCGGATGATAAATTGGAAGGGAAACATTCGAAAGAAAGCAAACATATGGTTTTGGTTGTAGAAGACAATCCGGAAATGCTCGCTTTCATCGAACGTCAGTTATCGTCTCAGTATGCTGTAATCACCGCTACCAATGGTAAAGAGGCTTTGGAAGCTTTGGATAGTAATTTCGTAAATCTGGTGGTGAGTGATGTCGTTATGCCGTTGATGGATGGTTTTGAACTTTGCAAGACTATAAAATCGAATGTAGGTTATAGCCATATTCCTATTATACTTTTAACTGCAAAGACAAATATCCAGTCTAAAATTGAGGGAATGGAACTGGGAGCGGACTCTTATATTGAAAAGCCTTTTTCACCGGAATATCTCCTGGCTGTGGTTTCCAATCTGATAAATAACCGGGAGAAGCTTCGCAGGGATTTTGCTAAATCTCCTTTTGTTGCGGTCAATACAATGGCATTGACTAAGGCTGATGAAGAATTTATCAAGAAGCTGAACGAAATAATTCTTTCTAACCTGTCAAACCAGGAGTTCAGTATGGATGATATGGCAGAGAGCCTGAATATGAGTCGTTCCAGTTTCTATCGTAAGATGAAGGGAGTATTAGACTTGAGTCCCAATGAGTATTTACGCATAGAACGTTTGAAGCGTGCCGCCCAATTATTGAAAGAAGGTGAGAGCCGTATCAATGAAATCTGTTATATGGTCGGGTTCAATTCTTCTTCTTATTTCTCTAAATGCTTCCTGAAGCAATTTGGGGTACTTCCGAAGGATTTTGCCGGCTAA
- a CDS encoding glycoside hydrolase family 43 protein — MKKNLFLVCLFMFGTLASCQCSSKKSADNAVVNATETPVPLGDPFILLHDGVYYAYGTHSNKGIEFYTSDDLLTWKYGGLALNKEDSWADRWFWAPEIYFVNGKFYMYYSADEHICVAVADSPTGPFVQDKKEPMIADEKCIDNSLFIDDNGTPYLSFVRFNDGNNIWIAELEKDLITIKKETMHPCLHVTQEWEKVWPRVNEGSYILKHNGIYYMSYSANSYESPFYGVGCATATDLMGTWTKYDENPLLQKPGKLVGVGHSAMFTDKAGKLRIVYHAHKDKDNIHPRAMYIGEVSFENVDGVDRMRISEEYITPKLVE, encoded by the coding sequence ATGAAAAAGAATTTATTTCTTGTCTGTTTGTTTATGTTTGGAACATTGGCATCTTGTCAATGTTCCTCTAAAAAGAGTGCTGACAATGCTGTTGTCAATGCCACTGAAACGCCTGTGCCTTTGGGCGATCCGTTCATTTTGCTGCACGATGGAGTATACTATGCCTATGGTACGCATTCGAATAAAGGAATTGAATTTTACACCTCCGATGACTTGCTGACCTGGAAGTATGGAGGGTTGGCATTGAATAAGGAAGATTCCTGGGCGGACCGTTGGTTTTGGGCTCCTGAGATTTATTTTGTAAATGGGAAATTCTATATGTATTATTCGGCAGATGAACATATCTGTGTAGCGGTTGCGGACTCTCCCACGGGACCGTTTGTTCAGGATAAGAAGGAGCCGATGATTGCTGATGAGAAGTGTATTGACAATTCTCTGTTTATAGATGATAACGGTACGCCCTATTTATCTTTTGTACGTTTCAATGACGGTAACAACATTTGGATAGCAGAGTTGGAAAAGGATTTGATTACTATCAAGAAAGAGACAATGCATCCTTGCCTCCATGTAACTCAGGAATGGGAGAAAGTCTGGCCTCGCGTGAATGAAGGTTCCTATATTCTTAAGCATAATGGGATTTATTATATGTCTTATTCGGCTAACAGTTATGAAAGTCCATTTTATGGTGTAGGCTGTGCTACGGCTACCGATCTGATGGGTACATGGACGAAGTATGATGAAAACCCTTTATTGCAAAAGCCCGGTAAGCTGGTTGGAGTGGGGCATAGTGCTATGTTTACGGATAAAGCCGGCAAGCTTCGCATAGTCTATCATGCTCATAAAGATAAGGATAACATTCATCCGCGTGCCATGTACATCGGAGAAGTTTCGTTTGAAAATGTCGATGGAGTGGACCGCATGAGAATTAGTGAAGAGTATATAACCCCTAAACTTGTGGAATGA